In the genome of Achromobacter sp. MFA1 R4, the window GCCCGCCCAGCAGCCATTTGATCCCTGCCACGATGGCGCGCAGGCCCTCGCCGAGCATGCCGCCCAGCGTTGCGAAAAAACCGTCCTGGGCCGGCATCAGCGACGCGTATCCACAAGCATGCGCACGGCCAGGCCGGCCAGCACGGTGCCCATCAGCCAGCGCTGCGCCACCATCCACAGCGGGCGGCCCGCCAGGAACCCGGCGATGGACCCGGCCATGACGGCGATGAGCGCGTTCACCGACAGGCTGATCACCACCTGCGTCATCCCCAGCGCCAGCGACTGGGTGAAGACGCTGCCGTGGTCGGGCTGGATGAACTGCGGCAGCAGCGACACGTACATGACGGCGATCTTGGGATTGAGCAGGTTGGTCAGCAGCCCCATCGTGAACAACTGGCGCGGGCTGCTCTTGGGCAGGTCATGGACCTGGAACGGCGACCGTCCGCCCGGCCGGATCGCCTGCCAGGCCATGTAGAGCAGATAGAGGGCGCCGGCGACGCGCAGCGCGTCGTAGGCGTAGGGCACGGCCATCAGCAAGGCGGTGATGCCGAACGCCGCGCAGGCCACGTAGAAGATGAATCCGACCGCCACGCCGCCCAGCGAGATCAGGCCGGCCTGCGGCCCTTGGGAGATGGAGCGCGACACCAGGTAGATCATGTTGGGCCCTGGCGTGAGGACCATGCCCAGCGCTACCAGGGCGAACGTCAGCAAATGAGTCAGGTCGGGCATGATGAGCCGGCGCGCGCCGGTCGGAAGTCGGAGGTCGGAAGTCGGGTCGTGAACGCACACCTTAGCCCAAAACTGTACCGGAACAGCGGATTTTTCCGGCGGGGTTGGCGGCGGGTCGCGCTGGCGATACAGTTTGCCGGTCGTTCACCCGATGGAGCCCCGGCATGCCGAAACGCCATTCGTCCCCAGAAGCCCGCCCCGCCGCGATCCGCGTCGGCATAGGCGGCTGGACCTACGAGCCGTGGCGCGGCGCTTTCTACCCCGAAGACCTGCCGCACGCGCGCGAGCTGGAATACGCCAGCCGGAAATTGACCGCCATCGAAATCAATAGCACCTACTACGGCACCCAG includes:
- a CDS encoding LysE family translocator; the encoded protein is MPDLTHLLTFALVALGMVLTPGPNMIYLVSRSISQGPQAGLISLGGVAVGFIFYVACAAFGITALLMAVPYAYDALRVAGALYLLYMAWQAIRPGGRSPFQVHDLPKSSPRQLFTMGLLTNLLNPKIAVMYVSLLPQFIQPDHGSVFTQSLALGMTQVVISLSVNALIAVMAGSIAGFLAGRPLWMVAQRWLMGTVLAGLAVRMLVDTRR